From the Acidithiobacillus sp. genome, the window CGCAGCTCCTATATCCCGGAAGCAGGAGATATAGTCTGGTTGCAGTTTGATCCACAGGCTGGTCACGAACAAAAGGGCCACAGGCCAGCTCTTGTCCTGACTCCGGCGAGTTACAATGGTAAAATGGGGCTTATGGTCTGCTGCCCCATGACGACGCAGACCAAGGGATACCCATTCGAGGTGCAGATAACGGGCAAAAGCCCTGGCGTGGCACTTGCAGATCAGGTGAAGAATATGGACTGGAAAGAAGGTCAAGCCCGCTTCAAAGGCCGAGTTACACCACAGGAATTGGATGAAACAAGGGCTAAGGCATGTGTTCTGATTGGTCGAAAGATATAGTAAGGAAAAACATGCCTTAACAGTAAAGTAAACGGAGAATCATCGCCAATGTGCCGCATGAACCTTGGGCAGCGGAGAAGGGCGAGGAATCGATAACTCCGATGTAGCGGTTCACAGCGCCTGGGAGCGCCGGCCGGCATACCGGATGCCGTGGCTGCATATGTTGCACCCGTGCTTTTTTAATCTTGACCTGTCCAGGAGATTCCGTGCTTACCATGCGTTCGCGTCTTAGCAAGCTGCATTTGCTTTGTTTGGGCCTGTTGTTCATGTTATCGACCACGGGCACTGTGGCTGCGGCAGCAACGCCTGCCGATATGCAGGATTTCAATCACTACACGTTTGCGGTCATGTGGCATCCCGGCGTTTGCGCCACATGGACCAATGCCGGCGCCGCTTGCAAAGATCTTTCGCCCGAAGCCAAAGTCAATCGGGAATGGACGATGCATGGCCTCTGGGCGAGTCGTCCCCAGAAATTGATGGCCTCCGGCATGAACGGTCCGACCTGGTGGCACTATGGTTGTTACTGGTTTAATCCTAATCACGCTTTGCCCAAGGACAGTTGCGCGAATCCCGCCTTGAATCTACCGACACAGTTGCATCAGCGTTTATACACGCATATGCCTATGGCCAACATCTGCCTGGATCGTCATGAATACTACAAGCACGTCGCCTGTTTCGGTGAGACTCCGCAGCAGTTCTTTCCGAAGGAGCTGGATTTGCTGGACAAGTTCAATGCGACGTCCTTTACGGCATTTATTCGGAATCATCGCGGCCAATGGGTCTCTCGCAACGCTATCCTTCATGCTTTCGCGGAAAGCTTCAAAATCAAAAACGGGGATGCTCTGGAATTACGTTGTGAAACGCCGGGTCGACATACCCATGAAACGGAACATCAAGGGACTATCCTGACCCAGGCCTGGATTACCATTCACCAGGATAAGCTGGATGAATTTCCTGCAGCGGGGAGTCTGGAAGAGGGCCGTAAAGGAAACTGTGCGGAAAAAATTCATATACTAAAATAATCAACCACGTGCGCAGCGCGTGCCGGTCAATCCAACCGCAACCATCCCTTGCGGTAAAACGCCCAGGCCGTCAGCACCTCCACCAGCACCAGCCCGCCCGTCACCACGTCAAAGCCGTAACGCCAGTGCGGAAAGGGCCCCAACGGCACGTTCATGGCCGCAGCTCCCGGTATGAAGAGCGGTATGGTCGCGAGAATAATCAGCGCCGCCATGAACTTGAAGAGGTGGTTTACATTGTTGTGGACTACATAGGCATACGATTCCAACAATTCACTGATAGTCGCCTGGTCACTGTCTACCTGATCCCGCACCTGGGACAGCTCGATGCGCGTGTCTTCATGGATTTCCATCAAGTCAGCATCCTCGACAGGCAAGAAATGGCCGATTTCACTGACCACATATTCCAGTTGCAGCAGGCCCAGATCGAGCGCCAGTAGGCGGTCATTAATATCCAGGCCGTGGTATACCACGTCATGGCGCTGGGCCTGGCGCAGATCCCGCTCCACCACGGCCATCTCCCGAGCCACTGAACGCGCGGTGGGCAGATAATTGCGGGTGACTTCGGCGATGATGCGCAGGACCAGTTCCCAGCGCTTACGTGGTTTCCGCGGATCGATCAGTTGGCTCAGGAAGGGAATCTCCCGCTCGGTCAGGGTGACAAAATAGCCGGGTACGAAATACAAACTCAGGGGCACCAGCGTGAATTGTCCGGCTGCGTCCGCTTCTGGCATGGGCACCTGGAATTGTAGAGAAATCAATCGTTTCTCTTTGATCAGCGGGCGCGACGCCGCGCCTTCCAGGCGTTTGCGCAGAAAGCTCTCGGGGATATCCAGGGTCGTCGCCGCCTGCGTCAGCTCGTTGGCCGAGGGGGCGACCAACGCCATCCAACTCCGCCAGTTGGCGTTGCCGGACAGCAGAGAATCGCGGGTGATGCGCATCATGGAGCTGTCCTCACATGGAAAAAAAGCCGTGTTTACGTGCCCAGCGCGCGAACAGCCACGTCACGCCAAAGACATAGGCGAGTAATCCGAACCAGAGATAATGCCAATGCTCAAGAGGCAGCGGCGTCATCATGTGCCAGGGCATGATAAAGGCGATCGGCATCATGAGCAGGGCCAGCCATACCGTCATGACCTTCATCA encodes:
- the mazF gene encoding endoribonuclease MazF, coding for MRSSYIPEAGDIVWLQFDPQAGHEQKGHRPALVLTPASYNGKMGLMVCCPMTTQTKGYPFEVQITGKSPGVALADQVKNMDWKEGQARFKGRVTPQELDETRAKACVLIGRKI
- a CDS encoding ribonuclease I, whose translation is MRSRLSKLHLLCLGLLFMLSTTGTVAAAATPADMQDFNHYTFAVMWHPGVCATWTNAGAACKDLSPEAKVNREWTMHGLWASRPQKLMASGMNGPTWWHYGCYWFNPNHALPKDSCANPALNLPTQLHQRLYTHMPMANICLDRHEYYKHVACFGETPQQFFPKELDLLDKFNATSFTAFIRNHRGQWVSRNAILHAFAESFKIKNGDALELRCETPGRHTHETEHQGTILTQAWITIHQDKLDEFPAAGSLEEGRKGNCAEKIHILK
- a CDS encoding CorA family divalent cation transporter, coding for MMRITRDSLLSGNANWRSWMALVAPSANELTQAATTLDIPESFLRKRLEGAASRPLIKEKRLISLQFQVPMPEADAAGQFTLVPLSLYFVPGYFVTLTEREIPFLSQLIDPRKPRKRWELVLRIIAEVTRNYLPTARSVAREMAVVERDLRQAQRHDVVYHGLDINDRLLALDLGLLQLEYVVSEIGHFLPVEDADLMEIHEDTRIELSQVRDQVDSDQATISELLESYAYVVHNNVNHLFKFMAALIILATIPLFIPGAAAMNVPLGPFPHWRYGFDVVTGGLVLVEVLTAWAFYRKGWLRLD